AACGCGACAGTGAACAGTATCGCTGCGACGAGTCCCCACGTAGCGGCCGCTCGGTAGCTCTGTCGTTCGTGCTGGCCGTTCTCGTGAGCGAGCGACGGACCGATTCCTGCGGTCGTCAACAGCGGAACCAACAAGTGTGGCTGGTCGGTGACGATGGCGACCAGAAACGCGGTCGGGAGCGCGACAGCTACCGACACCGCGGCAACGACCGTATCGGCCGAGTACAGCTCCGCTTTCCAGCGTCTGACTATTTCGGCGCGGAGGGAGTTCGATTGGTCTGCCACACCGACAATTGTAGCTTCGGAAATATAAATCGAGGGTGTCACTCAGCACCGAGATAGCGACCACTTATTGTCTCAGGCCGACACCACGCAGACGAATCTCGAATGAACTCCATCGACGAGGTCCACATCGCTCCGCTCGGCTACGAGTACGACCGCATCCTCGGTCCCGTCGAGAAGTACGGCGTAGACGTCGTCTACCTCCTCGAACACGAAGGCCCGAGCGACGCGCCGTATCACGACGACCTGCGCGAAGAGATCACCGACCTCGGCGTCGAAGTTCGCTCCCGGCCGGTGGACCTGATGGACATCTACGACGTTCTCGGAGAGGTGACGACGGTCGTCGCCGACCACGCCGACGACATCGTGCGCGTCAACGTCTCCAGTGGGTCGAAACTCTCGGCCGTCGGCGCGGCCATCGCCTGCATGGCGACGGAAGCGACGGCGTACTACGTTCACCCCGAAGGCTACCCCTACGCCGACGAGAAACAGCGTCAGAGTTACGGCTACGAGAGCGACGAGGTGCTTCCGACGTACCCTATCGAGTCGCCGACGCCCGACCAAGTCGCAGTCATGGAGTTTCTCTCGGAGGCCAACACCGAGACGTACACCGTCAAGAAGAAAGACGTCATCGAGTACGCAGAAGAGGCCGAACTCTCCTTCATCGCGGACAACCA
The sequence above is a segment of the Halorussus halophilus genome. Coding sequences within it:
- a CDS encoding HFX_2341 family transcriptional regulator domain-containing protein, coding for MNSIDEVHIAPLGYEYDRILGPVEKYGVDVVYLLEHEGPSDAPYHDDLREEITDLGVEVRSRPVDLMDIYDVLGEVTTVVADHADDIVRVNVSSGSKLSAVGAAIACMATEATAYYVHPEGYPYADEKQRQSYGYESDEVLPTYPIESPTPDQVAVMEFLSEANTETYTVKKKDVIEYAEEAELSFIADNQPANDKAKFALLNANVVDPLLEDGYVDVERVGRRKQITLTETGVHALRAFQHKIRES